In Nostoc sp. CENA543, a single genomic region encodes these proteins:
- a CDS encoding histone deacetylase: protein MDLPIIYHSDYVAPLPDGHRFPMAKFQLLYELLLTDGVAHLEQFHLPNQPPLELIELVHTPDYVQSYCQGTLDPKAQRRIGLPWSPALANRTCIAVGGTILTAKLALNQGLACNTAGGTHHAFPSYGSGFCIFNDLAIASRVLQKQGLVKKILIVDLDVHQGDGTAFIFQDDESVFTFSMHCEVNFPGTKQASDLDVPLPVGMEDDAYLQTLANYLPDLLSQVKPDLVFYDAGVDPHIGDRLGKLALSDTGLFRREMQVLSTCVGAGYPVACVIGGGYADDLKSLVWRHSLIHRAASEIYHQYKL from the coding sequence ATGGATCTACCGATTATTTATCATTCCGATTACGTTGCACCATTACCTGACGGTCATCGCTTCCCGATGGCTAAGTTCCAATTACTCTATGAGTTACTATTAACTGACGGCGTAGCACACTTAGAACAATTTCATTTGCCAAATCAGCCGCCTTTAGAATTAATTGAGTTAGTCCACACTCCCGACTATGTGCAGAGTTACTGTCAGGGGACATTAGATCCCAAAGCACAGCGTCGAATTGGTTTACCTTGGAGTCCAGCCTTAGCCAATCGTACCTGCATCGCAGTCGGTGGGACAATCCTGACAGCAAAGTTGGCATTAAATCAAGGTTTAGCCTGTAATACTGCTGGGGGAACACATCACGCCTTTCCTAGCTATGGTTCTGGTTTTTGTATTTTTAACGATTTAGCCATAGCATCCCGTGTTCTGCAAAAACAAGGACTAGTCAAAAAAATCTTGATTGTTGATTTGGATGTGCATCAAGGAGACGGTACAGCCTTTATTTTCCAGGATGACGAAAGTGTATTTACTTTCTCCATGCACTGCGAAGTGAATTTCCCAGGAACTAAACAAGCAAGTGATTTAGATGTTCCTTTACCCGTGGGAATGGAAGACGACGCTTATCTCCAAACCTTGGCGAATTATTTACCAGATTTGCTATCTCAAGTCAAGCCAGACTTAGTATTCTATGACGCTGGTGTTGACCCCCATATAGGCGATCGCTTAGGTAAACTAGCCTTAAGTGATACTGGTTTATTTCGTCGAGAAATGCAAGTCTTAAGTACCTGCGTCGGTGCTGGCTATCCCGTCGCCTGTGTCATTGGTGGCGGTTACGCCGATGATCTAAAATCCTTAGTCTGGCGACACTCCCTAATACATCGCGCCGCTAGCGAAATTTATCATCAATATAAACTTTAA
- a CDS encoding mechanosensitive ion channel family protein: MMDWILPLALILVGLLTGIIGEKVVFHRLQKFATDKNIPGSHIIFTSLQSMPFVWFMLAGFSGAVVSAPIKTDIINLLQRLTTIAFLFSITLVAARFTAGFLNLYTKSAARATASLISNVAKAAVLGLGILIILQTLGIAITPIITTLGVGGLAVGLALQDTLANLFAGFYLILSKQARTGDYVKLNDGNEGYVIDISWRNTTIRELSNNVVIVPNSKLGSTIFTNYHLPAKEITLTMNVGVSYNSDLEQVERVTVEVAKEVMQEIAPELIKNEPYIRFHTFGDFSIDFTLYMRVSEYFDQRIGKHLFIKKLHKRYQEVGIAIPFPIQDVYVRGTGE, from the coding sequence ATGATGGACTGGATTTTACCTCTAGCATTAATCTTAGTGGGCTTGTTGACAGGAATTATTGGTGAAAAAGTTGTTTTCCATCGATTGCAAAAGTTTGCCACTGATAAAAATATTCCAGGAAGTCATATTATTTTTACTTCCCTGCAATCTATGCCTTTTGTTTGGTTCATGCTAGCGGGTTTTTCTGGTGCAGTTGTCAGCGCGCCTATCAAAACAGATATCATTAATTTATTACAAAGACTCACCACCATCGCTTTTCTATTTTCTATTACTTTAGTTGCTGCGAGATTCACGGCTGGGTTTTTGAATCTCTACACTAAATCAGCCGCTAGAGCTACCGCATCATTAATTTCTAATGTTGCGAAAGCTGCTGTTTTGGGGTTAGGCATATTAATTATTTTGCAAACTTTGGGAATTGCTATTACTCCGATTATCACAACTTTAGGGGTCGGTGGTTTAGCAGTGGGTTTAGCACTGCAAGATACTTTGGCGAATTTATTTGCTGGTTTTTATCTGATTCTTTCTAAACAAGCGCGTACGGGTGATTATGTGAAATTGAATGATGGCAATGAGGGCTATGTCATAGATATTTCTTGGCGAAATACCACTATTAGAGAATTATCTAATAATGTGGTGATTGTGCCTAATTCTAAACTTGGCTCGACAATTTTCACGAATTATCATCTACCTGCTAAAGAAATTACTTTAACTATGAATGTAGGAGTAAGTTATAATTCCGATTTGGAACAGGTGGAAAGGGTGACAGTAGAAGTGGCGAAGGAAGTCATGCAAGAAATTGCCCCTGAGTTAATTAAGAATGAACCATATATTAGATTTCACACTTTTGGAGATTTTAGTATAGATTTTACGTTATATATGCGTGTGAGTGAATATTTCGATCAGCGCATCGGCAAACATTTATTTATTAAGAAACTGCACAAGCGTTATCAGGAAGTCGGGATTGCGATTCCTTTCCCTATTCAAGATGTTTATGTTAGGGGAACTGGGGAATAG
- a CDS encoding S-layer homology domain-containing protein: MKSKHPRSLHHFSTVFLTATSLAVFSPLVSYADPGISPKVTQTQLLADESLSSDAEQLPEPIKIAVLQDISQRTSIEVSQLQIIQAQQQSWSNSCLGLTIADTNCTEAEVRGWQVVVLKDQQVWVYRTDESGTLAKLDEDATQFVNAMIRGEEATSRRTTSRTVEKQTTRVERNTQVVATSSSVKGKKTGFSLAILQPSGNFSDVIARVSYKAKRHKGFLAERFLGDFKYKLNRKAKFAKGLKAGDRVVVRLYDLQNRFIGYSEFELLSAHTAVNLILSDNPAEYQVVRTVCGADADQDGTIDTNTTAYDYFTQVSNERVTFLSSSQTINISQFQAEGFSTVATNSVYPTSFRTGEYTLVRQTMNVFSYNLAEALKVEPGRLVEFNEVSNDDNSIYDIGQLMMTYREIGVGNGIQVKFADVANNYWAKDFIAELAALQIIQGFPDGNFRPDEQLTRAQFAAMLTQAFAKAKVRNAISFRDVSTRYWAYNAIRDTYAMGFLSVAGNNFKPMQTLSRSEVLLALAQGLNYTFSGSTQTILAVYQDAASIRSDVRNAIAALTERGIIVNYPNVQTLNADKVATRAEVAALIYKTLASTGDVFDISSQYAIDSIQQRAEVNRFNRTDDDNDDKKVRRHCNQGIGNGSEGCDPGNSRPHGGSNDEDGRTPGRPR; encoded by the coding sequence ATGAAATCTAAACATCCACGTTCCCTGCATCATTTCAGCACAGTTTTTCTAACGGCTACATCCTTAGCAGTATTTTCTCCTCTAGTTTCTTATGCAGATCCTGGAATTTCTCCCAAGGTGACGCAAACACAGCTACTCGCAGATGAATCTCTCAGTAGTGATGCTGAACAACTGCCAGAACCCATTAAAATAGCTGTTCTACAAGATATTTCTCAACGCACGAGTATTGAAGTTTCTCAACTCCAAATCATTCAAGCACAACAACAAAGTTGGTCGAATAGTTGCTTGGGTTTAACAATTGCAGATACTAATTGTACAGAAGCAGAAGTCCGTGGCTGGCAGGTAGTAGTATTAAAGGATCAACAAGTTTGGGTATATCGCACTGATGAATCTGGAACATTAGCCAAACTAGATGAAGATGCTACTCAGTTTGTCAATGCCATGATACGGGGTGAGGAAGCGACATCTCGCAGAACTACTAGCAGAACTGTAGAAAAACAAACAACCAGAGTTGAGCGCAATACTCAAGTAGTTGCAACTAGTAGTTCTGTTAAAGGTAAAAAAACAGGCTTTAGCTTGGCAATTTTACAACCATCGGGTAATTTTTCCGATGTTATTGCGCGTGTTTCCTATAAAGCCAAACGCCACAAAGGCTTTTTAGCGGAAAGATTTTTAGGTGATTTTAAGTATAAATTAAATCGTAAAGCCAAATTTGCTAAAGGATTAAAAGCAGGCGATCGCGTGGTCGTGCGGCTGTATGATCTTCAAAACCGCTTTATTGGTTACAGCGAATTTGAGCTATTGTCAGCTCACACAGCAGTTAACTTAATTCTGTCGGACAACCCCGCAGAATATCAAGTTGTGCGTACTGTTTGCGGTGCTGATGCCGACCAAGATGGCACAATTGATACTAATACCACCGCTTACGATTACTTTACCCAAGTTAGTAATGAACGGGTGACGTTTTTGAGTAGTTCCCAAACTATTAATATCAGTCAATTTCAGGCTGAAGGTTTTTCCACTGTCGCCACAAATAGCGTTTATCCAACTTCCTTCCGCACGGGTGAATATACACTGGTACGTCAAACGATGAACGTCTTTAGTTACAACTTGGCGGAAGCATTAAAAGTTGAACCAGGTAGATTAGTAGAGTTTAATGAAGTCAGCAATGATGATAACTCCATCTATGATATCGGTCAGTTGATGATGACCTATCGTGAAATTGGGGTAGGGAACGGGATTCAGGTAAAATTTGCAGATGTGGCTAATAATTACTGGGCTAAAGACTTTATCGCGGAATTAGCCGCACTGCAAATTATCCAAGGTTTTCCCGATGGTAATTTCCGTCCTGACGAACAGTTGACACGCGCCCAATTTGCAGCGATGCTAACTCAAGCTTTTGCCAAAGCTAAAGTCAGAAATGCTATTAGCTTTCGGGATGTCTCTACTAGATATTGGGCTTATAACGCCATTCGTGATACCTATGCAATGGGCTTTTTAAGTGTGGCTGGGAATAACTTCAAACCCATGCAAACATTGTCTCGTTCAGAAGTTTTGCTAGCTTTAGCCCAAGGACTCAATTATACATTTAGCGGTTCTACTCAAACCATTTTGGCAGTTTATCAAGATGCGGCTAGTATTCGTTCTGACGTGCGGAATGCGATCGCAGCCCTCACCGAACGGGGTATCATCGTTAATTATCCCAACGTACAAACCCTCAATGCTGATAAAGTAGCGACTAGAGCAGAAGTTGCAGCTTTAATCTACAAAACCCTAGCCAGCACAGGTGATGTATTTGATATCTCCTCTCAGTACGCCATAGACAGCATACAACAGCGAGCTGAGGTTAATAGATTCAATCGCACTGATGATGACAATGATGATAAAAAAGTCCGTCGCCATTGTAACCAAGGTATTGGTAATGGTTCCGAAGGCTGCGATCCTGGTAATTCCCGTCCCCACGGTGGTAGTAACGATGAAGATGGAAGAACTCCAGGCCGCCCTAGATAG
- a CDS encoding Uma2 family endonuclease yields the protein MLANAISLRLEPGQKVTLEPASWEELEKILVDLGESRSSRIAYANQILEIMTPLPEHERSKILLADLVKALLKFQKRSWEPLGSTTFKSQSMAVGIEPDECFYIENYQAVIGKTRLDLTVDPPPDLALETDLTSKTELAAYEALKVPELWIYKNNSLKIYLLQQGKYVESQISQNFPKIAVIEIIPQFMERAKEIGVSQTLAEFETFLQNSGESE from the coding sequence ATGTTGGCGAATGCTATTAGTTTGCGGTTAGAACCAGGACAAAAAGTGACTTTAGAGCCTGCGTCTTGGGAAGAGTTGGAAAAGATTCTGGTAGATTTAGGGGAATCGCGCTCATCTCGTATTGCTTACGCCAATCAAATTTTAGAAATTATGACCCCGTTACCAGAACACGAAAGGTCAAAAATTTTACTCGCTGACTTAGTAAAAGCACTATTAAAATTTCAAAAACGCTCATGGGAACCCCTTGGTTCTACTACCTTTAAAAGTCAGAGTATGGCAGTAGGTATCGAGCCTGATGAATGCTTTTATATTGAAAACTATCAAGCTGTTATCGGTAAAACCCGCTTGGATTTGACAGTAGATCCCCCACCTGATTTAGCACTAGAGACTGACTTAACCTCCAAAACAGAACTTGCTGCTTACGAAGCTTTAAAAGTTCCAGAACTGTGGATATACAAAAATAACAGCTTAAAAATTTACTTACTGCAACAAGGTAAGTACGTTGAATCCCAAATCAGTCAAAATTTTCCCAAAATAGCAGTAATAGAGATAATTCCCCAGTTTATGGAACGCGCCAAAGAGATTGGTGTGAGCCAGACATTAGCTGAGTTTGAAACATTTCTGCAAAACTCAGGAGAAAGTGAATAG
- a CDS encoding alpha/beta fold hydrolase produces the protein MTLVPEQQVSTAQFEKLIWVWRSHKIQYTVMGTGQPLVLVHGFGASIGHWRKNIPVLANAGYQVFALDLLGFGGSDKAPIDYSTEVWAELLKDFWTEHIQQPAVFIGNSIGALVSLIVMAEYPEITAGGVLINSAGGLSHRPHELNPPLRVVMAAFNRFVRSHITGKLIFNRIRQREQIRRTLYQVYCDRTAVTDELVDLIYTPACDPGAQKVFTSIISAPPGPAPQELLPKINRPLLVIWGAEDPWTPITGAKIYEQALTDGKDIKIVPIPNAGHCPHDEVPHIVNAEIIDWLGQKSGV, from the coding sequence ATGACGTTAGTACCAGAGCAACAAGTATCTACCGCGCAGTTTGAAAAACTCATTTGGGTTTGGCGCAGTCATAAAATTCAATACACCGTTATGGGTACAGGACAACCTTTGGTGCTAGTGCATGGTTTTGGTGCTTCCATTGGACACTGGCGCAAAAATATTCCCGTGTTAGCGAATGCTGGCTATCAGGTGTTTGCGTTGGATCTTTTGGGCTTTGGTGGTTCGGATAAAGCCCCCATAGATTACAGTACAGAGGTTTGGGCAGAACTATTAAAAGATTTTTGGACGGAGCATATCCAACAACCGGCGGTATTTATTGGTAATTCTATTGGCGCACTCGTCAGTTTGATAGTGATGGCTGAATATCCAGAAATCACGGCTGGTGGTGTGTTGATTAATTCGGCTGGTGGGTTGAGTCATCGTCCCCATGAATTGAACCCACCTTTAAGAGTGGTGATGGCGGCTTTTAATCGCTTTGTGCGATCGCACATTACAGGTAAGTTAATATTTAATCGCATCCGCCAAAGGGAGCAAATTCGCCGCACCCTCTATCAAGTGTACTGCGATCGCACAGCCGTTACTGATGAACTAGTTGATTTAATATACACTCCAGCCTGTGACCCAGGGGCGCAAAAAGTATTCACCTCCATTATCAGCGCACCTCCAGGCCCAGCACCACAGGAACTACTACCAAAAATCAACCGTCCCCTATTAGTGATTTGGGGTGCAGAAGACCCCTGGACACCCATTACCGGGGCGAAAATTTATGAACAAGCACTGACAGACGGTAAAGATATCAAAATCGTACCCATTCCCAATGCTGGCCATTGTCCCCACGATGAAGTCCCGCATATTGTCAATGCTGAGATTATTGATTGGTTAGGACAGAAAAGCGGCGTTTAG
- a CDS encoding serine/threonine-protein kinase — MELDVNNQGKNPLIQHPDFSALGYQVIRELGRNQPGGRITYLAHVRNSPQRVVIKEFSLAHVGVDWLGITAYERELQILKRLNHPRIPRYIDTFTTATGFYIVQEYKNAPSLAAIPDLHPEAIKQIAMSVLEILVYLQQRIDTIIHRDIKPENILVDEQFNAYLIDFDLAHIQGEKMALSSLASGTPYFMPPEEHLGQPFTPASDLYSVGATLIYLLAKTRSISISQLVNGQYRFNLQEFSTLNPRLRNWLSRMVEPRWQYRYPNAAAALAALEPIQVTGSGSLIESLTAFLRFGKQNTIIAIAIISILAATGITLIMSPQDGLAEQTQKIED, encoded by the coding sequence ATGGAGCTTGATGTCAATAATCAAGGGAAAAATCCCTTAATTCAACATCCAGATTTTTCTGCTTTGGGTTATCAAGTTATCCGCGAGTTGGGACGCAACCAGCCAGGGGGACGCATCACTTACCTTGCTCATGTCCGTAACTCCCCACAAAGAGTAGTGATTAAAGAGTTCAGTCTTGCTCATGTTGGTGTAGACTGGCTGGGAATAACAGCTTATGAACGAGAATTACAAATCTTAAAAAGACTTAATCATCCCCGCATTCCGCGTTATATAGATACTTTCACCACCGCTACAGGGTTTTACATAGTACAGGAGTATAAAAACGCTCCTTCTTTAGCTGCAATACCAGATTTGCATCCAGAAGCAATTAAACAAATTGCGATGTCGGTTTTAGAGATTTTGGTATATTTACAGCAGCGTATTGATACGATTATCCATCGCGATATCAAACCAGAAAACATTTTAGTTGATGAGCAATTCAATGCTTACCTGATTGATTTTGATTTGGCACATATACAAGGTGAAAAAATGGCTCTTAGCAGTTTAGCCAGTGGCACGCCTTATTTTATGCCACCGGAAGAACATTTGGGTCAGCCTTTCACCCCAGCGTCAGATTTATATAGTGTAGGTGCAACGTTAATTTACTTACTTGCCAAGACTCGTTCTATCAGCATCAGTCAGTTAGTTAACGGTCAGTATCGCTTCAATTTGCAGGAATTCTCTACACTCAATCCTCGCTTAAGAAACTGGTTAAGCAGAATGGTAGAACCTAGATGGCAATACCGTTATCCAAATGCGGCGGCTGCATTAGCTGCACTAGAACCGATACAGGTAACAGGTAGTGGTAGCTTAATTGAAAGTTTGACGGCATTTCTCAGATTTGGCAAACAAAATACCATCATTGCCATAGCTATCATCAGTATACTAGCAGCCACCGGAATCACTTTGATTATGTCACCACAAGACGGTTTAGCCGAGCAAACACAGAAGATAGAGGATTAG
- the rimM gene encoding ribosome maturation factor RimM (Essential for efficient processing of 16S rRNA) — protein MNREQTQENKGRRKAGKKEKPSPQSPVPSPQSPNLDDWIEIGKIVAPQGLAGEVRVYPTTDFPERFEESGTRWLLRPGETEPQPIELLAGRYVEGKNLYIIQLAGVEHRNQAEELRDCKLFVPISDRPQLGEDEYHVIDLIGIEVFLQESGELVGKVVDVIPAGHDLLEVQLTPHDHEQKPKKVLIPFVRAIAPVVDISSRRIEITPPVGLLELSQ, from the coding sequence ATGAACCGCGAACAAACACAAGAGAATAAAGGAAGACGGAAAGCAGGGAAGAAAGAAAAACCCAGTCCCCAGTCCCCAGTCCCCAGTCCCCAGTCCCCCAACCTCGATGACTGGATAGAAATCGGTAAAATCGTCGCACCACAGGGTTTAGCTGGGGAAGTACGGGTTTATCCCACAACTGATTTTCCTGAAAGGTTTGAGGAGTCGGGAACACGTTGGTTATTGCGTCCAGGGGAAACAGAACCACAACCCATTGAGTTATTAGCAGGGCGTTATGTAGAAGGGAAAAATTTATATATCATTCAATTAGCTGGTGTCGAACATCGCAACCAAGCCGAAGAATTACGTGATTGTAAATTATTCGTCCCTATTAGCGATCGCCCCCAATTGGGAGAAGATGAATATCATGTGATTGACTTAATTGGTATAGAAGTCTTCTTGCAAGAGTCCGGGGAACTAGTGGGTAAAGTAGTTGATGTCATTCCAGCCGGTCATGATTTGCTAGAAGTACAGTTAACGCCACATGATCATGAGCAAAAACCCAAGAAAGTTTTGATTCCCTTTGTGAGAGCGATCGCACCTGTGGTAGATATATCATCTCGTCGCATCGAAATCACTCCCCCCGTCGGCTTATTGGAACTCAGTCAATAG
- a CDS encoding valine--pyruvate transaminase → MNPALTKIGSQMSNLTGVRAIMKDINETLKANRGQELINLSAGNPLILPEVEQLWRDYTAELLASSEYGEVVCRYGSSQGYAPLVEAIANDFNKRYGLNLTERNILLTPGSQSLYFYAANSFGGYTNNGQLKQIVLPLSPDYTGYGGVCLFPEALVAYKPTLDIDAANHKFKYRPDFNQLSVTENTGCIIFSRPCNPTGNVMTKDEVQKIAALAASYDVPVLIDSAYAPPFPALNFTDMQPVFGDNIIHCMSLSKAGLPGERIGIAIGDEKWIQVLECFQTNLCIHPSRYGQAIAARAINSGSLAHISETVIRPFYQNKFTVLEDTLNSSMPKDLPWFLHRGEGAIFAWLWLKDLPITDWEFYQELKKVGVIIVPGSTFFPGLQEEWQHKHQCLRISLTGSNDEIVLGMQRLAKVAEQVYQSAAVSA, encoded by the coding sequence ATGAACCCTGCCCTAACTAAAATTGGCTCTCAAATGTCTAACCTCACAGGTGTCCGAGCAATTATGAAGGACATTAACGAAACGCTAAAAGCTAATCGGGGGCAGGAATTAATTAATTTGAGTGCAGGCAACCCGTTGATTTTACCAGAGGTAGAACAGTTGTGGCGGGACTACACAGCAGAATTGTTGGCTAGTTCAGAATATGGGGAAGTAGTTTGTCGCTACGGTTCGAGTCAAGGCTACGCGCCATTAGTTGAGGCGATCGCTAACGACTTTAACAAACGCTATGGTTTAAACTTAACTGAGCGCAATATTCTGCTCACCCCTGGTAGTCAAAGTCTCTATTTCTACGCTGCTAATTCTTTCGGTGGCTACACTAATAATGGTCAGCTCAAGCAAATAGTTTTACCTTTAAGTCCAGATTATACAGGTTATGGTGGTGTTTGTTTGTTTCCAGAGGCTTTAGTAGCTTACAAACCCACTCTCGACATTGACGCAGCTAATCACAAATTTAAATATCGGCCTGACTTTAACCAGTTATCAGTTACAGAAAACACAGGCTGTATCATCTTTTCTCGTCCCTGTAACCCCACAGGTAACGTCATGACAAAAGATGAGGTGCAGAAAATCGCTGCCCTTGCTGCTTCCTATGACGTACCAGTATTGATTGACTCCGCTTATGCACCACCATTCCCAGCCTTAAACTTTACAGATATGCAGCCAGTATTTGGCGACAATATTATCCATTGTATGAGTTTATCTAAAGCTGGATTGCCAGGGGAACGCATAGGCATTGCCATTGGGGACGAAAAATGGATACAAGTTTTAGAATGCTTCCAGACAAACTTATGTATTCATCCCTCACGCTATGGACAGGCGATCGCAGCTCGTGCTATTAACTCCGGTAGTCTGGCACATATCTCCGAAACTGTAATTCGTCCCTTCTACCAAAACAAATTTACAGTTCTAGAAGACACCTTAAATAGCTCCATGCCCAAAGATTTACCTTGGTTCTTACACCGTGGAGAAGGTGCAATATTTGCTTGGCTATGGCTAAAAGATTTACCGATTACAGACTGGGAATTTTACCAAGAACTCAAAAAAGTTGGTGTAATTATCGTTCCTGGTAGTACATTCTTCCCTGGTTTACAAGAAGAATGGCAACACAAACACCAATGTTTACGTATCAGCCTCACAGGTAGCAACGATGAAATTGTTCTGGGAATGCAACGGTTAGCGAAAGTCGCAGAGCAAGTTTATCAAAGTGCGGCGGTTAGTGCTTAA
- a CDS encoding S-(hydroxymethyl)glutathione dehydrogenase/class III alcohol dehydrogenase, with protein MEVKAAVAYGAGKPLTIETVQLEGPQAGEVLVEIKASGVCHTDAFTLSGADPEGLFPAILGHEGAGVVVEVGPGVTSVKPGDHVIPLYTPECRQCAYCLSFKTNLCQAIRATQGRGVMPDGTSRFRIGGEMIHHYMGTSTFANYTVLPEIAVAKIREDAPFDKVCYIGCGVTTGIGAVIYTAKVEPGANVVVFGLGGIGLNVIQGARMVGANMIVGVDINPSKRALAEKFGMTHFVNPNEVEGDLVSYLVDLTKGGADYSFECIGNVKVMRQALECCHKGWGVSVIIGVAGAGQEISTRPFQLVTGRVWKGSAFGGARGRTDVPKIVDWYMDGKINIDDLITHVMPIEQINDAFDLMHKGESIRSVVTF; from the coding sequence GTGGAAGTTAAAGCAGCAGTAGCCTATGGTGCGGGTAAGCCATTAACTATTGAAACTGTGCAACTAGAAGGGCCGCAAGCAGGAGAAGTTTTAGTAGAAATTAAAGCCAGTGGAGTTTGTCACACTGATGCTTTTACCCTGTCTGGTGCTGATCCTGAAGGGTTATTTCCCGCAATTTTAGGACATGAGGGGGCGGGTGTAGTTGTGGAAGTCGGCCCTGGTGTCACCAGTGTTAAGCCAGGAGATCATGTCATTCCCCTATATACACCTGAATGCCGCCAATGTGCCTATTGTCTCAGCTTTAAAACCAATCTCTGTCAAGCTATTCGTGCTACCCAAGGGCGCGGTGTCATGCCTGATGGTACTAGCCGCTTCAGAATTGGTGGAGAAATGATACATCACTACATGGGTACTTCTACGTTCGCTAACTATACAGTGCTGCCCGAAATCGCCGTTGCCAAAATTCGGGAAGATGCCCCTTTTGATAAGGTTTGTTACATCGGTTGTGGCGTAACTACAGGTATAGGCGCAGTGATTTATACAGCCAAGGTAGAACCAGGGGCGAATGTAGTAGTTTTTGGTTTGGGGGGTATTGGCTTAAATGTCATCCAAGGGGCGCGGATGGTAGGAGCAAATATGATTGTGGGGGTAGATATTAATCCTAGCAAGCGTGCTTTGGCAGAAAAATTTGGCATGACACATTTTGTCAACCCCAATGAAGTAGAGGGAGATTTAGTTAGTTACTTAGTTGATTTAACTAAAGGCGGTGCTGACTACAGCTTTGAATGTATCGGTAATGTCAAAGTCATGCGTCAAGCTTTAGAATGCTGTCACAAAGGTTGGGGTGTGAGTGTGATTATTGGCGTAGCAGGCGCAGGACAAGAAATTAGCACTCGTCCGTTTCAATTAGTAACTGGACGCGTGTGGAAGGGTTCAGCATTTGGTGGTGCGAGGGGACGCACAGATGTACCGAAAATTGTTGATTGGTATATGGATGGAAAAATTAATATTGATGATTTAATTACCCATGTAATGCCTATTGAGCAAATTAATGATGCTTTTGATTTGATGCACAAAGGCGAATCAATTCGCAGTGTGGTGACTTTTTAA